From Hydra vulgaris chromosome 15, alternate assembly HydraT2T_AEP, one genomic window encodes:
- the LOC136092231 gene encoding zinc finger MYM-type protein 1-like, with amino-acid sequence MKQVLSMPNGSIKYLSHQIQNEVIHCLATHLKATLTADINSSPFYSIIMDTTQDITKRDQLSQVFRYVKIIKNEKDEATSIEIKEVFLGFMEIYNHTAAGLHEEILNLLEKHHIKLSNCRGQGYDGANVMSGIYNGVQALFKKNQPNAMYMHCAAHNLNLVINDAVKCCVEVAPFFVMLEDVYSFFGNSINRWDLLSKYTGESQITLKRLNPTRWAGRYTSLFAVKIRFLDIMKALSEISITSTKREEREEAVRIQKNMSSFEFVFLCVLLSKILNEVHIPSKLLQTKNLDLTTASGSLENASKNLKQYRKMFDSAKLEAVEIATTWQIPAIFFQKRRKIVKRHFYELSTDHRFNSSEEIFRINIFIKILDVVINQLDNRFKGMQEVVQLFSCIYPNKLMVMKEREIISCAEAIQRKYSEDITTEFPLQMVMVKSMLHDEISKISSIPELADLLIVKLSTIAASVPQVITALLLFLTLPVTVASAERSFSKLKIIKNYLRNTIGKERLSDLFL; translated from the coding sequence ATGAAGCAAGTTTTGAGTATGCCAAATGgatctataaaatatttaagccATCAAATTCAAAATGAAGTCATACATTGCCTTGCAACGCATTTAAAAGCCACTCTTACTGCTGATATTAATAGTTCacctttttattcaattataatGGATACAACACAAGATATTACTAAAAGAGATCAGCTCAGTCAAGTATTTAGATacgtaaaaattattaaaaatgaaaaagatgaaGCCACATCAATTGAAATTAAAGAAGTTTTCTTGGGATTCATGGAAATATATAACCACACTGCTGCTGGACTACATGAAGAAATTTTAAACCTGttagaaaaacatcatataaaattaagtaaCTGCAGGGGTCAAGGTTATGATGGTGCGAACGTCATGAGTGGGATATACAATGGGGTTCAGGccctttttaagaaaaatcaacCCAATGCTATGTATATGCATTGCGCAGCTcataatttaaatcttgttattaACGATGCGGTTAAATGTTGTGTTGAAGTTGCTCCATTTTTTGTAATGCTAGAAGATGTGTATTCATTTTTCGGAAATAGCATAAACAGGTGGGATCTACTATCCAAATATACAGGAGAATcacaaataacattaaaaaggtTAAATCCAACGCGATGGGCAGGACGATATACTTCTCTTTTCGCCGTTAAAATTCGCTTTCTTGATATAATGAAAGCTCTTTCCGAGATATCAATAACAAGTACAAAACGTGAAGAACGCGAAGAAGCAGTacgaatacaaaaaaatatgagcAGTTtcgaatttgtttttttatgcgTGCTTTTGTCTAAAATCCTTAATGAGGTACATATACCATCAAAATTGCtgcaaactaaaaatttagatcTTACGACAGCTTCAGGTTCTCTAGAAAATGccagcaaaaatttaaaacaatatagaaAGATGTTTGATTCAGCAAAACTTGAAGCGGTGGAAATAGCGACTACGTGGCAGATTCctgcaatattttttcaaaaaagaagaaaaattgtGAAAAGGCATTTTTACGAATTATCTACAGATCACCGTTTTAATAGTAGTGAGGAAATTTTTcgcatcaatatttttataaaaattttggaCGTCGTTATCAACCAACTCGACAATAGATTTAAAGGAATGCAAGAAGTGGTACAATTATTTTCCTGCATCTATCCAAATAAATTAATGGTAATGAAAGAACGTGAGATCATAAGCTGTGCAGAAGCCATTCAGAGAAAATATAGTGAAGATATAACAACTGAATTTCCGCTGCAAATGGTTATGGTAAAGTCAATGCTACACgatgaaatatcaaaaatatcatCTATACCTGAATTGGCTGAccttttaatagtaaaattgtCAACTATAGCTGCAAGCGTTCCACAAGTGATAACAGCATTGTTATTGTTTCTTACATTACCTGTTACTGTTGCATCAGCTGAACGTTCTTTTTcgaaacttaaaataataaaaaattatttacgaaATACCATTGGTAAAGAACGTTTAAGCGACCTTTTTCTATAG